Proteins encoded together in one Carya illinoinensis cultivar Pawnee chromosome 3, C.illinoinensisPawnee_v1, whole genome shotgun sequence window:
- the LOC122304170 gene encoding sec1 family domain-containing protein MIP3 isoform X3 yields the protein MALVDVTKTCLDSIHQVVDWNLKSDTVSKIAVITSRLLSDAHRYILRCLASHEGVHRCTIFTPISEMAHSSYPDSPLGPDAYHEYESLLVQDYEELVKKSKTKSTLPKDNNLRETSTFEDEGWSQLTSSEGDIPPLESSLTGRDIYNKIGHPEDIGQKLVVSVHHFPMILCPFSPRVFVFPSKGSIAEAYLSAEHKDSLSPGLPPLSTGLLSDGDDVSPGATLTAHFLYHLAAKMDLKMEIFSLGDLSRTVGKILMDMSSLYDVGRRRRSAGLLIVDRTLDLLTPCCHGDSLVDRMFSSLPRRERTTSSNQMKGSQTQLKHGPSNLQRAPLDVQIPLQEILREEDCKTDNLRLLESIEAFLCAWDSSNSASQIVDLTNLSKKDNNKGSLNSEVELFSGSFVCTENFCGTPYLQAILDRRTKDGAILVKKWLQETLRRENINVNMKSHPGFAVSQLQPMIKALARSQPSLLRNKGIIQLAAAAVVALDESHCARWDAFISAENLLSASAGDTTQSLAAQIGDIVIKSALVGSHQQKDGKTKASQGVLSFQDALLLIVTGYILAGENFPTSGLDGPFSWQEEHLLKEAIVDAILENPSVAKLKFLHGLAEDLEANLNRMRFEETRQVSSNQLQIDDFDDDQWGSWGDEETENNNDKEQVYGDMQLKLELRDRVDNLFRFLHKLSSLKTRNLPLRDGAYTSESSFIGDPYTNKGLLYKLLTRVLGKYDVPGLEYHSSTVGRLFKSGFGRFGLGQAKPSLADQSIIIVFVIGGINGLEVREAQEALSEAGRPDIELIICGTTYLSPDDMLDLLLGDSSYF from the exons ATGGCTCACTCTTCATATCCTGATTCGCCCCTGGGACCCGATGCATATCATGAGTACGAATCCTTGCTTGTCCAAGATTATGAGGAACTTGTTAAGAAATCCAAGACAAAGTCTACACTGCCAAAAGATAACAACTTAAGGGAAACCTCAACCTTTGAAGATGAAGGATGGTCACAACTCACCTCCAGTGAAGGGGACATTCCTCCCCTTGAATCTAGTTTAACTGGAAGAgatatatacaataaaatagGTCACCCTGAAGACATAGGGCAAAAGTTGGTTGTTTCTGTGCATCACTTCCCCATGATCTTGTGTCCTTTTTCACCAAGGGTctttgtttttccttccaaaGGATCAATTGCTGAAGCGTACTTGTCAGCTGAACACAAGGATTCCCTTAGTCCAGGATTGCCTCCCTTAAGTACTGGATTGCTTTCTGATGGTGATGATGTTTCTCCTGGGGCAACTCTTACAGCACATTTTCTTTATCATCTGGCTGCCAAG ATGGACTTGAAGATGGAAATATTTTCCCTTGGTGATCTGTCTAGAACTGTCGGGAAGATATTGATGGACATGTCAAGTCTTTATGATGTTGGCCGCCGTAGACGATCAGCGGGGCTGTTAATAGTTGACCGCACACTTGATCTTCTAACCCCCTGCTGCCATGGGGACTCACTGGTTGACCGCATGTTTTCATCTTTGCCCCGTAGGGAAAGAACAACATCCTCTAACCAAATGAAAGGCTCACAAACCCAACTCAAGCATGGCCCTTCTAATCTGCAGCGTGCTCCTCTCGATGTTCAGATACCACTTCAAGAGATTTTAAGAGAAGAAGATTGCAAGACAGATAATCTTCGGCTTTTGGAAAGCATTGAAGCTTTTCTGTGTGCATGGGATTCTAGTAACTCTGCCTCTCAAATTGTAGATTTAACTAATCTAAGCAAAAAAGATAACAATAAAGGTTCCCTTAACTCTGAAGTTGAGCTATTTAGTGGATCCTTTGTCTGCACCGAAAATTTCTGTGGAACACCATATTTGCAAGCTATACTAGATAGAAGAACCAAGGACGGGGCCATACTGGTAAAGAAATGGCTCCAAGAAACATTGCGTCGAGAAAATATAAATGTGAATATGAAAAGTCATCCTGGCTTTGCCGTATCACAGTTGCAACCTATGATTAAAGCACTAGCTAGAAGCCAACCATCTTTGCTGAGGAATAAAGGAATTATTCAGTTAGCGGCAGCTGCAGTAGTTGCCCTTGATGAATCACATTGTGCCAGATGGGATGCATTTATCAGTGCTGAAAACTTATTGAGTGCAAGTGCGGGAGACACAACCCAGAGTCTCGCAGCTCAAATTGGAGATATTGTCATTAAGAGTGCTTTGGTGGGATCACATCAACAGAAGGATGGAAAAACGAAGGCATCACAAGGGGTACTTTCTTTTCAGGATGCTTTGCTTCTTATTGTTACTGGTTATATATTAGCTGGTGAGAATTTCCCCACCTCTGGATTGGACGGACCTTTTTCTTGGCAAGAGGAGCATCTACTGAAAGAGGCTATCGTGGATGCTATTCTTGAAAACCCATCAGTAGCAAAACTAAAGTTTCTCCATGGTCTAGCAGAAGACCTTGAAGCCAACCTGAACAGGATGAGATTTGAGGAAACCAGACAAGTCTCTTCAAATCAATTACAAATTgatgattttgatgatgatCAATGGGGTAGCTGGGGTGATGAAGAAACTGAGAACAATAATGACAAAGAGCAAGTGTACGGTGATATGCAGCTGAAGTTGGAGTTGCGTGATAGGGTAGATAACCTTTTCAGGTTCCTTCACAAATTATCGAGCTTGAAGACAAGGAACTTACCATTGAGAGATGGGGCATATACTTCAGAAAGTAGTTTTATTGGGGATCCCTATACAAATAAAGGATTACTTTATAAGCTTCTAACCAGGGTTTTGGGCAAGTATGACGTACCTGGGTTGGAATACCATTCCTCTACTGTCGGGCGACTTTTCAAAAGTGGTTTTGGAAGATTTGGCCTTGGGCAG GCAAAACCTAGTCTTGCTGACCAAAGCATCATTATTGTTTTTGTTATCGGGGGCATCAATGGTCTTGAG GTACGCGAAGCTCAGGAGGCTTTATCTGAAGCTGGAAGACCTGACATCGAATTGATTATTTGCGGAACTACTTATCTATCTCCCGATGACATGCTTGATTTGCTATTGGGGGACTCCAGTTACTTTTGA
- the LOC122304170 gene encoding sec1 family domain-containing protein MIP3 isoform X1, with protein MALVDVTKTCLDSIHQISEHIEGATLYLDAGSTESFQFIGAFPVLLNLGVCAVCSLENLCSLDVMAHSSYPDSPLGPDAYHEYESLLVQDYEELVKKSKTKSTLPKDNNLRETSTFEDEGWSQLTSSEGDIPPLESSLTGRDIYNKIGHPEDIGQKLVVSVHHFPMILCPFSPRVFVFPSKGSIAEAYLSAEHKDSLSPGLPPLSTGLLSDGDDVSPGATLTAHFLYHLAAKMDLKMEIFSLGDLSRTVGKILMDMSSLYDVGRRRRSAGLLIVDRTLDLLTPCCHGDSLVDRMFSSLPRRERTTSSNQMKGSQTQLKHGPSNLQRAPLDVQIPLQEILREEDCKTDNLRLLESIEAFLCAWDSSNSASQIVDLTNLSKKDNNKGSLNSEVELFSGSFVCTENFCGTPYLQAILDRRTKDGAILVKKWLQETLRRENINVNMKSHPGFAVSQLQPMIKALARSQPSLLRNKGIIQLAAAAVVALDESHCARWDAFISAENLLSASAGDTTQSLAAQIGDIVIKSALVGSHQQKDGKTKASQGVLSFQDALLLIVTGYILAGENFPTSGLDGPFSWQEEHLLKEAIVDAILENPSVAKLKFLHGLAEDLEANLNRMRFEETRQVSSNQLQIDDFDDDQWGSWGDEETENNNDKEQVYGDMQLKLELRDRVDNLFRFLHKLSSLKTRNLPLRDGAYTSESSFIGDPYTNKGLLYKLLTRVLGKYDVPGLEYHSSTVGRLFKSGFGRFGLGQAKPSLADQSIIIVFVIGGINGLEVREAQEALSEAGRPDIELIICGTTYLSPDDMLDLLLGDSSYF; from the exons ATGGCTCACTCTTCATATCCTGATTCGCCCCTGGGACCCGATGCATATCATGAGTACGAATCCTTGCTTGTCCAAGATTATGAGGAACTTGTTAAGAAATCCAAGACAAAGTCTACACTGCCAAAAGATAACAACTTAAGGGAAACCTCAACCTTTGAAGATGAAGGATGGTCACAACTCACCTCCAGTGAAGGGGACATTCCTCCCCTTGAATCTAGTTTAACTGGAAGAgatatatacaataaaatagGTCACCCTGAAGACATAGGGCAAAAGTTGGTTGTTTCTGTGCATCACTTCCCCATGATCTTGTGTCCTTTTTCACCAAGGGTctttgtttttccttccaaaGGATCAATTGCTGAAGCGTACTTGTCAGCTGAACACAAGGATTCCCTTAGTCCAGGATTGCCTCCCTTAAGTACTGGATTGCTTTCTGATGGTGATGATGTTTCTCCTGGGGCAACTCTTACAGCACATTTTCTTTATCATCTGGCTGCCAAG ATGGACTTGAAGATGGAAATATTTTCCCTTGGTGATCTGTCTAGAACTGTCGGGAAGATATTGATGGACATGTCAAGTCTTTATGATGTTGGCCGCCGTAGACGATCAGCGGGGCTGTTAATAGTTGACCGCACACTTGATCTTCTAACCCCCTGCTGCCATGGGGACTCACTGGTTGACCGCATGTTTTCATCTTTGCCCCGTAGGGAAAGAACAACATCCTCTAACCAAATGAAAGGCTCACAAACCCAACTCAAGCATGGCCCTTCTAATCTGCAGCGTGCTCCTCTCGATGTTCAGATACCACTTCAAGAGATTTTAAGAGAAGAAGATTGCAAGACAGATAATCTTCGGCTTTTGGAAAGCATTGAAGCTTTTCTGTGTGCATGGGATTCTAGTAACTCTGCCTCTCAAATTGTAGATTTAACTAATCTAAGCAAAAAAGATAACAATAAAGGTTCCCTTAACTCTGAAGTTGAGCTATTTAGTGGATCCTTTGTCTGCACCGAAAATTTCTGTGGAACACCATATTTGCAAGCTATACTAGATAGAAGAACCAAGGACGGGGCCATACTGGTAAAGAAATGGCTCCAAGAAACATTGCGTCGAGAAAATATAAATGTGAATATGAAAAGTCATCCTGGCTTTGCCGTATCACAGTTGCAACCTATGATTAAAGCACTAGCTAGAAGCCAACCATCTTTGCTGAGGAATAAAGGAATTATTCAGTTAGCGGCAGCTGCAGTAGTTGCCCTTGATGAATCACATTGTGCCAGATGGGATGCATTTATCAGTGCTGAAAACTTATTGAGTGCAAGTGCGGGAGACACAACCCAGAGTCTCGCAGCTCAAATTGGAGATATTGTCATTAAGAGTGCTTTGGTGGGATCACATCAACAGAAGGATGGAAAAACGAAGGCATCACAAGGGGTACTTTCTTTTCAGGATGCTTTGCTTCTTATTGTTACTGGTTATATATTAGCTGGTGAGAATTTCCCCACCTCTGGATTGGACGGACCTTTTTCTTGGCAAGAGGAGCATCTACTGAAAGAGGCTATCGTGGATGCTATTCTTGAAAACCCATCAGTAGCAAAACTAAAGTTTCTCCATGGTCTAGCAGAAGACCTTGAAGCCAACCTGAACAGGATGAGATTTGAGGAAACCAGACAAGTCTCTTCAAATCAATTACAAATTgatgattttgatgatgatCAATGGGGTAGCTGGGGTGATGAAGAAACTGAGAACAATAATGACAAAGAGCAAGTGTACGGTGATATGCAGCTGAAGTTGGAGTTGCGTGATAGGGTAGATAACCTTTTCAGGTTCCTTCACAAATTATCGAGCTTGAAGACAAGGAACTTACCATTGAGAGATGGGGCATATACTTCAGAAAGTAGTTTTATTGGGGATCCCTATACAAATAAAGGATTACTTTATAAGCTTCTAACCAGGGTTTTGGGCAAGTATGACGTACCTGGGTTGGAATACCATTCCTCTACTGTCGGGCGACTTTTCAAAAGTGGTTTTGGAAGATTTGGCCTTGGGCAG GCAAAACCTAGTCTTGCTGACCAAAGCATCATTATTGTTTTTGTTATCGGGGGCATCAATGGTCTTGAG GTACGCGAAGCTCAGGAGGCTTTATCTGAAGCTGGAAGACCTGACATCGAATTGATTATTTGCGGAACTACTTATCTATCTCCCGATGACATGCTTGATTTGCTATTGGGGGACTCCAGTTACTTTTGA